A window of Thermococcus sp. M36 genomic DNA:
AGCAGTCGATTTAGGTGCAGGCGAAATATTATTAACCAGTATGAATAATGATGGAACCAAACAGGGTTTTGCATTAGATATAACTAAGCAATTGGCTGAAAACCTTGCTGTACCTGTTATTGCAAGCGGCGGCGGCGGAACCATGCAGCATTTTGTAGATGTGTTTCAACAAGCAAATGCAGATGCAGCTTTGGCAGCAAGCATTTTTCATTTTAAAGAAATAGCTATTCCTGATTTGAAGCAATATTTGAAAGAACAACATAT
This region includes:
- a CDS encoding HisA/HisF-related TIM barrel protein, yielding AVDLGAGEILLTSMNNDGTKQGFALDITKQLAENLAVPVIASGGGGTMQHFVDVFQQANADAALAASIFHFKEIAIPDLKQYLKEQHIAMRM